In Sphingomonas panacisoli, one genomic interval encodes:
- a CDS encoding 3-hydroxybutyrate dehydrogenase: MFLKGKSAIVTGSTSGIGLAYAKALAAEGAAVMINGFGDTDAIETERAELAAVSGAKALYDPADMTKPDQIAAMVARCHDELGGPDIVINNAGIQHVAPIDEFPIDKWDAIIAINLSSTFHAVRAAVPHMKAKKWGRIINTASAHSLVASPNKTAYVAAKHGVAGMTKALALEVATHGITANCISPGYVWTPLVENQIPDTMKARGLTREQVMNDVLLAAQPTKEFVTPEQVAALALFLCRDDAKAITGANLSVDGGWTAA, translated from the coding sequence ATGTTTTTGAAGGGCAAAAGCGCGATCGTTACCGGGTCCACGTCGGGGATCGGGCTGGCCTATGCCAAGGCGCTGGCTGCCGAGGGCGCGGCGGTGATGATCAACGGATTCGGCGATACCGACGCGATCGAGACGGAACGCGCCGAACTGGCCGCGGTGAGCGGGGCCAAGGCGCTGTACGATCCGGCCGATATGACGAAGCCGGACCAGATCGCGGCGATGGTTGCGCGGTGTCATGACGAACTCGGCGGGCCCGACATCGTCATCAACAATGCCGGCATCCAGCACGTCGCGCCGATCGACGAATTCCCGATCGACAAATGGGACGCGATCATCGCGATCAACCTGTCGAGCACTTTCCATGCCGTCCGCGCCGCCGTGCCGCACATGAAGGCGAAGAAGTGGGGGCGGATCATCAACACCGCCTCCGCGCACAGCCTGGTCGCGAGCCCCAACAAAACGGCCTATGTCGCCGCCAAGCACGGCGTCGCCGGCATGACCAAGGCGCTGGCGCTGGAAGTCGCGACGCACGGCATTACCGCCAATTGCATCTCGCCGGGCTACGTTTGGACGCCTTTGGTCGAGAACCAGATCCCCGACACCATGAAGGCGCGTGGCCTGACGCGCGAGCAAGTGATGAACGACGTCCTGCTCGCCGCGCAACCGACCAAGGAGTTCGTGACGCCGGAGCAGGTCGCCGCGCTGGCTCTGTTCCTGTGCCGCGACGACGCGAAGGCGATCACCGGCGCCAACCTCTCGGTCGATGGCGGCTGGACCGCGGCCTAG
- a CDS encoding helix-turn-helix domain-containing protein produces the protein MAERKILAGHAVRRLRRREGLTQAAMAEMLTISPSYLNLVEKNQRPVSAALLVKLAETFDFDPRALAAGEPGGGAAAIRRRLADPMFADLEIDRNEVEEWLAGAPGGAEAFARAFDRTGVTAGPDGAAAAADPIAELRREIERWRGHFADLDASAETLADELRLGAGDLYGAIAERLRVKHQLTIRILPVDVMPDLLRRTDLHARQLQLSETLDPASRTFAAAYQLAQIEARDAIEALVKGAGFADRAAERLYRRYLTSYFAAAVMMPYARFLRACEATGYDLELLQRRFGAGFEQVAHRLTTLQRVGARGLPFFMVRIDRAGQASKRFSGASGSPLTESDARCPLWRVHHAFDRPGDIAVQLVELEDGARWLTLSRTVTPQGRRYGMVPVEFAVGLGLAADLADGLAAARGVDFKGEATPIGLSCRACGRICPQRSAPPAGRALLINERERGVSAFTFGGIERRRAWLS, from the coding sequence ATGGCCGAGCGCAAGATATTGGCGGGGCATGCGGTGCGGCGGTTGCGGCGGCGCGAGGGGCTGACCCAGGCGGCGATGGCGGAGATGCTGACGATCTCGCCCAGCTACCTCAACCTCGTCGAAAAGAACCAGCGGCCGGTGTCGGCGGCGTTGCTAGTCAAACTGGCCGAGACGTTCGACTTCGATCCGCGTGCGCTCGCGGCGGGCGAGCCGGGCGGCGGCGCGGCGGCGATCCGGCGGCGGCTGGCCGATCCGATGTTCGCCGACCTGGAGATCGACCGCAACGAAGTCGAGGAGTGGCTGGCCGGCGCGCCCGGCGGGGCGGAGGCGTTCGCGCGGGCGTTCGACCGAACGGGTGTCACGGCGGGGCCGGACGGCGCGGCCGCTGCTGCCGACCCGATCGCCGAACTGCGTCGCGAGATCGAGCGCTGGCGAGGGCATTTCGCCGATCTCGATGCGAGTGCGGAAACGTTGGCGGACGAGTTGCGGCTCGGCGCCGGCGATCTCTATGGCGCGATCGCCGAGCGGCTGCGCGTCAAGCACCAGCTGACGATCCGAATCCTGCCGGTCGATGTCATGCCCGACCTGCTCCGCCGCACAGATCTTCACGCGCGGCAGTTGCAATTGTCCGAGACGCTCGATCCGGCGAGCCGGACCTTTGCCGCGGCATATCAACTCGCGCAGATCGAGGCGCGCGATGCCATCGAAGCGCTGGTCAAGGGGGCGGGCTTCGCCGATCGCGCGGCCGAGCGGCTCTATCGCCGCTATCTGACCAGCTATTTCGCGGCGGCGGTCATGATGCCCTATGCCCGATTCCTGCGCGCGTGCGAGGCGACCGGCTACGATCTCGAATTGCTGCAGCGCCGGTTCGGCGCCGGGTTCGAGCAAGTCGCGCATCGGCTGACGACGCTGCAGCGCGTCGGCGCGCGCGGGCTGCCGTTCTTCATGGTGCGGATCGACCGCGCCGGGCAGGCGTCGAAGCGCTTTTCCGGCGCGAGCGGATCGCCGCTGACCGAGAGCGACGCGCGGTGTCCGTTGTGGCGCGTCCACCACGCCTTCGATCGGCCGGGCGATATCGCCGTACAACTGGTGGAGCTGGAGGACGGCGCCCGCTGGCTGACCTTGTCGCGCACGGTGACGCCGCAGGGTCGGCGATACGGGATGGTCCCGGTGGAGTTCGCGGTCGGGCTTGGCCTTGCCGCCGATCTGGCCGACGGGCTGGCGGCGGCGCGCGGCGTGGACTTCAAGGGCGAGGCGACGCCGATCGGGCTGAGCTGCCGTGCGTGCGGCCGCATCTGTCCGCAGCGCAGCGCTCCGCCGGCCGGCCGCGCGTTGCTGATCAACGAGCGCGAGCGCGGGGTCAGCGCGTTCACATTCGGGGGGATTGAGCGCCGCCGTGCCTGGCTAAGTTGA
- a CDS encoding AAC(3)-I family aminoglycoside N-acetyltransferase produces MNDVTIRRLGAGDIATMRGLLAMFGDAFEDPAAYRRAQPDDSYLARLLGRDTFVALAAIAEGEVVGGLAAYVLDKFEQARSEVYIYDLAVAEPHRRRGIATALITDLRRIAAELGAWVIFVQADYGDDPAIALYEKLGVREDVMHFDIAVP; encoded by the coding sequence ATGAACGACGTGACGATCCGGCGACTCGGCGCCGGCGATATAGCGACGATGCGCGGCCTGCTCGCCATGTTCGGCGACGCGTTCGAGGATCCGGCGGCCTATCGTCGCGCGCAACCCGACGACTCCTATCTCGCCCGGCTGCTGGGGCGCGACACGTTCGTTGCGCTGGCCGCGATCGCCGAGGGAGAAGTAGTGGGCGGTCTCGCGGCCTATGTGCTCGACAAGTTCGAACAGGCGAGGAGCGAAGTTTATATCTACGACCTCGCCGTGGCCGAGCCGCATCGCCGCCGCGGGATCGCGACGGCGCTCATCACCGACCTTCGCCGGATCGCAGCCGAACTCGGGGCGTGGGTCATCTTCGTCCAGGCCGACTACGGCGACGATCCCGCGATCGCGCTGTACGAAAAGCTGGGCGTGCGCGAGGACGTGATGCACTTCGATATCGCGGTGCCTTAG
- a CDS encoding cold shock domain-containing protein encodes MTTGTVKFFNADKGYGFIAPDGGGQDAFVHITALEAAGINTLNQNDRVTYDLENDKRGKQAAVNVKMAAE; translated from the coding sequence ATGACCACCGGCACCGTCAAATTCTTCAACGCCGACAAGGGCTATGGCTTCATCGCGCCGGACGGCGGCGGACAGGACGCGTTCGTCCACATCACCGCGCTCGAAGCAGCGGGCATCAACACGCTCAACCAGAACGACCGGGTCACCTATGACCTCGAAAACGACAAGCGTGGCAAGCAGGCCGCGGTCAACGTGAAAATGGCGGCGGAATAA
- a CDS encoding isocitrate lyase, with the protein MTYQNNIAQTGQLIAGYNGTWNGISPEAVARMRAQNRFQTGLDIARYTAAIMRRDMAAYDRDPANYTQSLGCWHGFIGQQKMISIKKHFGSTERRYLYLSGWMVAALRSEFGPLPDQSMHEKTSVPALIEELYTFLRQADARELGMMFRELDKARESGDAVAEQRLIHAIDNHQTHIVPIIADIDAGFGNAEATYLLAKKMIEAGACALQIENQVSDEKQCGHQDGKVTVPHEDFLAKVRACRYAFLELGVEDGIIVTRTDSLGAGLTKQIAVSNAPGDLGDQYNSYLDCDEVTDLSTINGDVVINRGGKLMKPKRLPSNLFQFREGTGADRCVMDCIASLDNGADLLWIETEKPHIEQIASMVDRIREVHPTAKLVYNNSPSFNWTLNFRQQVFDAWKEAGKDVSGFERDRLMSMDYDDTELAEEADERIRTFQRDAAKRAGIFHHLITLPTYHTAALSTDNLAKEYFGDEGMLGYVKNVQRAEIRQGIACVKHQNMSGSDIGDDHKEYFAGEAALKAGGAHNTMNQFAA; encoded by the coding sequence GTGACCTACCAGAACAACATCGCGCAGACCGGGCAGTTGATCGCCGGCTATAACGGTACGTGGAACGGAATCAGCCCGGAAGCCGTGGCGCGGATGCGGGCACAGAATCGGTTCCAGACCGGGCTCGACATCGCGCGCTATACCGCCGCGATCATGCGCCGCGACATGGCGGCGTACGACAGGGATCCGGCGAACTACACGCAGTCGCTCGGCTGCTGGCACGGGTTCATCGGCCAGCAGAAGATGATCAGCATCAAGAAGCATTTCGGGTCGACCGAGCGGCGTTACCTCTATCTCTCGGGCTGGATGGTCGCGGCGTTGCGCAGCGAATTCGGGCCGCTGCCCGACCAGTCGATGCACGAAAAGACCAGCGTTCCGGCGCTGATCGAGGAACTCTACACCTTCCTGCGCCAGGCCGATGCGCGCGAACTGGGCATGATGTTCCGCGAGCTCGACAAGGCGCGCGAGAGCGGGGATGCGGTCGCCGAGCAGCGGCTGATCCACGCGATCGACAACCACCAGACGCACATCGTGCCGATCATCGCCGACATCGACGCCGGCTTCGGCAACGCCGAAGCGACATACCTGCTGGCAAAGAAGATGATCGAAGCGGGCGCGTGCGCGCTGCAGATCGAGAACCAGGTCAGCGACGAAAAGCAGTGCGGGCATCAGGACGGCAAGGTCACCGTGCCGCACGAAGACTTCCTGGCGAAGGTCCGGGCGTGCCGCTACGCTTTCCTCGAACTGGGCGTCGAGGACGGGATCATCGTCACGCGCACCGACTCGCTGGGCGCCGGCCTGACCAAGCAGATCGCGGTGTCGAATGCGCCGGGCGACCTCGGCGACCAGTACAATTCGTACCTCGATTGCGACGAGGTCACCGATCTCTCAACGATCAACGGCGACGTCGTCATCAATCGCGGCGGCAAGCTGATGAAGCCCAAACGCTTGCCGTCGAACCTGTTCCAGTTCCGCGAAGGAACCGGGGCGGACCGCTGCGTGATGGATTGCATCGCCAGCCTCGACAACGGCGCCGACCTGTTGTGGATCGAGACCGAGAAGCCGCACATCGAGCAGATCGCGTCGATGGTCGACCGCATCCGCGAGGTCCACCCGACCGCCAAGCTGGTCTACAACAACTCACCCAGCTTCAACTGGACGCTGAACTTCCGCCAGCAAGTGTTCGATGCGTGGAAGGAAGCGGGCAAGGACGTCTCCGGCTTCGAGCGCGACCGGCTGATGAGCATGGATTACGACGATACCGAACTGGCGGAGGAAGCCGACGAGCGGATCCGCACGTTCCAGCGCGACGCGGCGAAGCGGGCGGGGATTTTCCACCACCTCATCACGCTGCCGACCTATCACACGGCGGCGCTGTCGACCGACAACCTCGCCAAGGAATATTTCGGCGACGAGGGGATGCTGGGCTACGTCAAGAACGTCCAGCGCGCCGAAATCCGCCAGGGCATTGCCTGCGTGAAGCACCAGAACATGTCGGGCTCCGACATCGGCGACGATCATAAGGAGTATTTCGCCGGCGAGGCCGCGTTGAAGGCCGGTGGCGCCCACAACACGATGAATCAGTTCGCGGCTTGA
- a CDS encoding arylsulfatase, with protein sequence MTDRDPTAAPYAPFWPSGPTPPVGAPNIVVILFDDVGLSDFGCYGSPIATPAIDAIAARGVRFSSFHTTAMCSTTRAALLTGRNHHSVGMGCLANFDSGYPGYRGKIAREAGTLPEMLKPHGYNAYFVGKWHVTPADEVGPTGPHDGWPLGRGFDHFYGFLDAETDQFAPELVRDNTPVAPPGTFDTGYHLTEDLADEAIRFLADHVAAKPDKPFLLWFAPGACHAPHQAPRDLILHYDAMFGRGWDKERDLRLARMIALGLVPADTTLPPRNDFVQPWADLDDDTRRLAVRLQGAYAAMLDHADQHIARLTAFLDAAGLTDDTLILVLSDNGASQEGMIQGFVNAMGPYNLRPELLAEKLARIDDIGGPDSHSNFPLGWAMASNTPVRRYKQNTHGGGIRDPLVVSWPKRLSARGEVRHQFAHAVDVVPTLLEMIGIEPPESVAGVPQMPLEGVSFASSLSNAAAPERDTPQYFEMFGHRGIIHRGWKAVAFHPPGTPYAADKWELFDLSTDFAETNNLADTHPDKLEELIDLWWHEAEAHQVLPLDDRFGPRFAENAARHLGARRVFTFHRGMGHIPSDIAPDLRARSYRIEAHARIAPGDQGVLIAHGDMTCGYSLYVKDGRLHYDVNVGEHQIVSSDAPILAGEHVFGAHVVHGDVKHVTLTVDGKPVGGGTIRFGFVNFISWSGLDIGHDRSSPVSHYDAPFRFTGELSKVVVTIEDEQGDAEGAAQVRLARE encoded by the coding sequence GTGACCGACCGCGACCCGACCGCAGCACCCTATGCGCCGTTCTGGCCGAGCGGCCCCACGCCCCCGGTGGGCGCGCCCAATATCGTCGTCATCCTGTTCGACGACGTCGGGCTGAGCGATTTCGGCTGCTACGGATCGCCGATCGCTACCCCTGCCATCGATGCCATCGCCGCGCGCGGCGTGCGTTTTTCCAGCTTCCACACCACCGCGATGTGCTCGACGACGCGCGCGGCGTTACTAACCGGGCGCAACCATCATTCCGTCGGCATGGGCTGCCTCGCGAATTTCGACAGCGGCTATCCGGGCTATCGCGGCAAGATCGCGCGCGAGGCGGGCACCTTGCCCGAAATGCTCAAGCCCCACGGCTACAACGCCTATTTCGTCGGCAAGTGGCACGTCACCCCCGCCGACGAGGTCGGCCCGACCGGGCCGCACGACGGCTGGCCGCTGGGGCGCGGGTTCGACCATTTCTACGGCTTCCTCGATGCAGAGACCGATCAGTTCGCGCCCGAGCTGGTGCGCGACAACACGCCCGTCGCGCCGCCGGGAACGTTCGACACCGGCTATCATCTGACCGAGGATTTGGCCGACGAAGCGATCCGCTTCCTGGCCGATCATGTCGCGGCCAAGCCCGACAAGCCGTTCCTGCTCTGGTTCGCCCCCGGCGCGTGCCACGCCCCGCATCAGGCGCCGCGCGATCTGATACTGCACTACGACGCGATGTTCGGCCGTGGCTGGGACAAGGAGCGCGATTTGCGCCTCGCCCGGATGATCGCGCTCGGCCTTGTGCCCGCCGACACGACGCTGCCGCCGCGCAACGATTTCGTCCAGCCCTGGGCCGATCTCGACGACGATACCCGCCGCCTCGCGGTGCGGCTGCAGGGCGCCTATGCCGCGATGCTCGACCATGCCGACCAGCATATCGCGCGGCTGACCGCGTTCCTCGACGCCGCCGGGCTGACCGACGACACGCTGATCCTTGTCCTGTCCGACAATGGCGCGAGCCAGGAGGGGATGATCCAAGGGTTCGTCAATGCGATGGGGCCGTACAATCTGCGGCCCGAACTACTGGCGGAAAAGCTCGCGCGGATCGACGATATCGGCGGTCCCGACAGCCACAGCAACTTCCCGCTCGGCTGGGCGATGGCGTCGAACACGCCCGTCCGCCGCTATAAACAGAATACGCATGGCGGCGGCATCCGCGATCCGCTGGTGGTGAGCTGGCCCAAGCGCCTTTCCGCGCGCGGCGAAGTGCGGCATCAGTTCGCGCATGCGGTCGATGTCGTGCCGACGTTGCTCGAGATGATCGGGATCGAACCGCCGGAGAGTGTCGCGGGCGTCCCGCAAATGCCGCTCGAAGGCGTGAGCTTCGCCTCGTCACTCAGCAACGCCGCCGCGCCCGAGCGCGACACGCCGCAATATTTCGAGATGTTCGGGCATCGCGGGATCATCCATCGCGGCTGGAAGGCGGTGGCGTTCCATCCGCCCGGCACGCCCTATGCCGCCGACAAATGGGAGTTGTTCGACCTCTCCACCGACTTCGCGGAGACCAACAACCTCGCCGATACGCACCCCGACAAGCTCGAGGAATTGATCGACCTTTGGTGGCACGAGGCCGAAGCGCACCAGGTCCTCCCGCTCGACGACCGCTTCGGACCGCGCTTCGCCGAGAACGCCGCGCGGCATCTCGGCGCCCGGCGTGTGTTCACCTTCCACCGCGGCATGGGCCACATCCCGAGCGACATCGCGCCCGATCTGCGCGCGCGCAGCTATCGCATCGAAGCGCATGCCCGCATCGCGCCCGGCGACCAAGGCGTGCTGATCGCGCATGGCGACATGACCTGCGGCTACAGCCTCTACGTCAAAGACGGCCGGCTTCATTACGATGTCAATGTCGGCGAGCATCAGATCGTGTCGAGCGACGCCCCCATCCTCGCTGGCGAACACGTGTTTGGCGCGCACGTCGTCCATGGCGACGTCAAGCACGTGACGCTGACCGTCGACGGCAAGCCAGTCGGCGGCGGCACGATCCGCTTCGGGTTCGTCAATTTCATCAGCTGGTCGGGGCTCGACATCGGCCACGACCGGTCGAGCCCGGTGTCACACTACGACGCGCCGTTCCGCTTCACCGGCGAATTGTCGAAGGTCGTCGTGACGATCGAGGACGAGCAGGGCGATGCGGAGGGTGCCGCGCAGGTCCGGTTGGCGCGCGAATAG
- a CDS encoding PP2C family serine/threonine-protein phosphatase: MHLDVIQSLSIAGDNTKANDDRAGAGHARAWVIDGATDLGDPGLVGDRGGAAWIAAEADRAFAAATAGSIEALCRQVFETVAARFVEDRTRPPEAWEVPSAAFLTVTVADNRLDCAWLGDCPALLIRDGAAIPIGPDVDVRDDESDLARSVAHHGLGSVRRAAPVLDALRANRSNPDRRILCIDPAGADHILYSSQPCVAGDELLLMTDGFSAAIDLYRLIVRRDLPSLLAGDGLSGIAARLRAAEASDADCTRWPRFKQGDDATAIWLRIAG, from the coding sequence GTGCATCTCGACGTCATCCAATCGCTGTCGATCGCCGGCGACAACACCAAGGCCAACGACGACCGCGCAGGCGCCGGCCACGCGCGCGCCTGGGTGATCGACGGCGCAACCGACCTCGGCGATCCGGGATTGGTCGGCGACCGCGGCGGGGCGGCCTGGATCGCCGCCGAAGCGGATCGCGCCTTCGCCGCCGCGACCGCCGGGTCGATCGAGGCGCTATGCCGCCAAGTCTTCGAGACGGTTGCTGCCCGCTTCGTCGAAGACCGCACGCGTCCCCCCGAAGCGTGGGAAGTCCCGTCCGCCGCTTTCCTGACCGTCACGGTCGCCGACAACCGGCTTGACTGCGCGTGGCTCGGCGACTGTCCGGCGTTGCTGATCCGCGACGGCGCCGCGATCCCGATCGGACCCGACGTCGACGTCCGCGACGACGAAAGCGACCTCGCGCGCAGCGTCGCACATCACGGGCTCGGATCGGTCCGCCGGGCAGCCCCGGTACTCGACGCACTGCGGGCGAACCGTTCGAACCCCGACCGTCGCATCCTGTGCATCGACCCAGCCGGTGCCGATCACATCCTCTATTCGAGCCAACCTTGCGTGGCCGGCGACGAATTGCTGCTGATGACGGACGGGTTCAGTGCCGCGATCGACCTATACCGTCTGATCGTCCGCCGCGACCTGCCGTCGCTGCTCGCGGGCGATGGTCTGTCCGGCATCGCCGCTCGGTTGCGCGCCGCCGAAGCGAGCGACGCAGACTGCACCCGCTGGCCGCGCTTCAAGCAAGGCGACGACGCGACCGCGATCTGGCTGCGCATCGCGGGCTGA
- a CDS encoding aldo/keto reductase, which yields MTDSRRLGSSHLHTPKLCLGGNVFGWTADKATSFAILDAFADAGGTLVDTADVYSAWVPGHKGGESETVIGEWLKASGKKVGIATKVGMLPGEGGEKLNPARIAAACDASLRRLGVEQIALYYAHQDDEDTPQEAYMEAFAKLVAAGKVATLGASNFHAARLKSANDIARKAGAPHFEALQPEYNLVSRHKFEGELQDYCVEHNIGVLPYYGLASGFLTGKYRSAQDFGKSVRGGRMQAYLDGKGPAVLAALDAVVAETGATLAQIALAWLAAQPGVTAPIASATSVKQLEELLPAMDLALSAAQLEKLDAAGA from the coding sequence ATGACCGACAGCCGCCGCCTCGGGTCCAGTCACCTGCACACGCCGAAGCTGTGCCTGGGCGGCAACGTGTTCGGCTGGACCGCCGATAAGGCGACCAGCTTTGCGATCCTCGACGCGTTCGCCGATGCCGGCGGGACGCTGGTCGACACCGCCGACGTTTATTCGGCGTGGGTCCCGGGCCATAAGGGCGGCGAGTCCGAAACCGTGATCGGCGAGTGGCTCAAGGCGAGCGGCAAGAAAGTCGGCATCGCGACCAAGGTCGGCATGCTGCCCGGCGAGGGCGGCGAGAAGCTGAACCCCGCGCGGATCGCGGCGGCGTGCGACGCGTCGCTCCGACGGCTCGGCGTCGAGCAGATCGCGCTCTATTACGCGCATCAGGACGACGAGGACACGCCGCAAGAGGCGTACATGGAAGCCTTCGCCAAGCTGGTCGCGGCGGGCAAGGTCGCGACGCTCGGCGCGTCGAACTTCCACGCCGCTAGACTCAAGTCGGCCAACGACATCGCGCGCAAGGCCGGCGCCCCGCATTTCGAGGCGCTCCAGCCGGAATACAACCTCGTCAGCCGCCACAAGTTCGAGGGGGAGCTTCAGGACTATTGCGTCGAGCACAATATCGGCGTGCTGCCCTATTACGGCCTCGCCTCGGGCTTCCTGACCGGCAAGTATCGGTCGGCCCAGGATTTCGGTAAGAGCGTGCGCGGCGGGCGGATGCAGGCGTATCTTGACGGCAAGGGACCCGCGGTGCTCGCGGCGTTGGATGCGGTAGTGGCGGAGACCGGTGCGACGCTGGCGCAGATCGCGCTCGCCTGGCTCGCCGCGCAACCCGGCGTCACCGCGCCGATCGCCAGCGCGACCAGCGTGAAGCAGTTGGAGGAATTGCTGCCCGCGATGGACTTGGCGCTCAGCGCCGCGCAGCTCGAAAAGCTCGACGCCGCCGGCGCCTGA
- a CDS encoding ArsR/SmtB family transcription factor codes for MPNTLDIFRALADSTRLRIVALVRSMELSVGELAQVLGQSQPRVSRHVKILSDAGIVERRKEGSWVFVAMGTRDVVTPLCAALDAWEGDRAHARAEADAARLAAVRADRAAHAAGWFEGNAGQWDAIRSLHIAEEQVEAAMAAVLGDGRVDRLVDIGTGTGRMLELFAGQADHALGIDRSSEMLRLARAKLTERGLDHAELRQADLYALPLDAGAADLAILHHVLHFAHTPDAAIGEAARVLSPGGRLLIVDFAPHGREELRTRDAHARLGFSDEQMLGWFDGAGLAPVRTETLEGGELTVKLWLARKSGQPVRVKEAA; via the coding sequence ATGCCGAATACGCTCGACATCTTCCGTGCGCTTGCCGATTCGACGCGGCTGCGGATCGTCGCGTTGGTGCGGTCGATGGAGCTGTCGGTCGGCGAGCTGGCGCAAGTGCTGGGGCAAAGCCAGCCGCGCGTATCGCGCCACGTGAAAATCCTCTCCGACGCCGGAATCGTCGAGCGCCGCAAGGAAGGCAGCTGGGTGTTCGTCGCGATGGGCACGCGGGACGTCGTGACGCCGCTCTGCGCTGCGCTCGATGCGTGGGAAGGCGACCGCGCGCATGCCCGCGCCGAGGCCGACGCGGCACGACTGGCCGCGGTGCGTGCCGACCGCGCGGCGCATGCGGCGGGTTGGTTCGAAGGCAATGCCGGACAATGGGACGCGATCCGCTCGCTCCATATTGCCGAAGAACAGGTCGAGGCGGCGATGGCCGCGGTGCTCGGGGACGGACGTGTCGACCGGCTGGTCGATATCGGCACCGGCACCGGGCGGATGCTGGAGTTGTTCGCGGGCCAGGCGGATCATGCGCTCGGCATCGACCGGAGTTCCGAAATGCTGCGGCTGGCGCGTGCCAAGCTAACCGAGCGCGGGCTCGATCACGCCGAACTGCGCCAGGCCGATCTCTACGCGCTGCCGCTCGACGCGGGCGCGGCCGACCTCGCCATCCTGCACCACGTGCTCCATTTCGCGCACACGCCCGACGCCGCGATCGGCGAGGCGGCGCGGGTGCTCAGCCCCGGCGGGCGGCTGCTGATCGTCGATTTCGCGCCGCACGGTCGCGAGGAATTGCGGACGCGCGACGCGCACGCACGATTGGGTTTTTCGGACGAACAGATGCTCGGCTGGTTCGACGGCGCGGGGCTGGCGCCGGTACGGACCGAGACGCTGGAAGGCGGCGAGCTGACGGTGAAATTGTGGTTGGCGCGCAAGTCGGGTCAACCAGTGCGTGTGAAGGAGGCAGCGTGA
- the metF gene encoding methylenetetrahydrofolate reductase: MSSVEKMPEARRALATPMFADLAGDAQVSFEFFPPKTEKMEETLWESVQTLAPLGPRFVSVTYGAGGTTRERTHATVARIAKETAIPAAAHLTCVEATRAEIDAVANDYWDAGVRHIVALRGDPPTTGAKYATHPGGYENAADLVAGLRKLHPFEISVAAYPECHPDSPDSGHDLDNLKRKMDAGATRAITQFFHEADTFFRFRDAAAAAGIDAEIVPGIMPVMNFASVKRMSAMCNTAVPAWMGHLFEGLDDHPAARQLVAATIAAELSRRLYAGGVRNFHFYTLNRAELSYAICHLLGIRAKPALQEKAA, translated from the coding sequence ATGAGTTCGGTCGAGAAGATGCCGGAGGCGCGGCGCGCGCTGGCGACGCCGATGTTCGCGGACCTGGCCGGCGACGCGCAAGTCTCGTTCGAATTCTTCCCGCCCAAGACCGAGAAGATGGAAGAGACGTTGTGGGAGTCGGTGCAGACGTTGGCGCCGCTCGGCCCGCGCTTCGTATCGGTAACCTATGGCGCAGGCGGGACGACGCGCGAGCGGACGCACGCCACCGTCGCGCGGATCGCCAAAGAAACCGCAATTCCGGCGGCCGCGCACCTGACCTGTGTCGAGGCGACGCGCGCGGAGATCGACGCGGTCGCCAACGACTATTGGGACGCGGGTGTGCGGCACATCGTCGCGTTGCGCGGCGATCCACCGACGACCGGCGCGAAGTACGCGACGCATCCCGGCGGGTACGAAAACGCTGCCGATCTCGTCGCCGGTCTGCGCAAGCTGCACCCGTTCGAGATTTCGGTTGCGGCCTATCCCGAATGCCATCCGGACTCGCCCGACAGCGGGCATGACCTCGACAACCTCAAGCGCAAGATGGATGCCGGCGCGACCCGCGCGATCACGCAATTTTTCCACGAGGCGGATACGTTCTTCCGATTCCGCGACGCCGCCGCCGCCGCCGGGATCGACGCCGAGATCGTGCCGGGGATCATGCCGGTCATGAACTTCGCCAGCGTCAAGCGGATGTCGGCGATGTGCAACACCGCCGTCCCCGCCTGGATGGGCCATCTGTTCGAAGGGCTCGACGATCACCCCGCCGCGCGCCAGCTGGTCGCGGCGACGATCGCCGCCGAATTGTCGCGTCGGCTCTATGCGGGCGGCGTGCGCAATTTCCATTTCTACACGCTCAACCGGGCGGAGCTGAGCTACGCGATCTGCCATCTGCTCGGCATCCGCGCGAAACCCGCATTGCAGGAGAAGGCGGCATGA